CCGGTTATTGCAGAATGATTTAATGAGTAGATTAAGTTTATTTTCGGTGAGCTACTGCCGGGCAGCGCAACTGGGCTGCTTAAATTAGCCCAGAAAGGCTGGAGCGCTTTGAGATGAAAAGGCTGCCAAATCAGCTCAATAAAAGGCTGAGCCTGGCAGTTGCCAAGGGCAGGAATCAGTTTTGATGTGTGAATTTTGAATAGGAAATGGGCTCGTTTTGTGTGGGGTTTGGGGCTGCTGCTTGGGCTGGCGGCACGGGCCGGCGCGCAGGAAAACGGTGCCGATGGTGCAAGCCGGTACTGGGTAACCCTGAAGGATAAAAGCGGCGTCAGCTTCGCCCCAGCCCACTACTTTACACCAGCCGCCCAGGCCCGCCGTACCCGCCAGCACCTCCCGGCATTTGAGACAACCGACCTGCCTGTACGGGCAGATTACGTGGCCAGTATCCGGGCCCGGGTAGACACGATTACCCTGGTGAGTCGTTGGTTTAATGCCGTAGCGTGCCGGGCCACGCCGGCCCAGGCGGCGGCGCTGCGCTCGCTCCCGGGCGTGCTGTCGGTGGAGCGCTGGCCGCAGGCCACTGCCCAGGTAGCCGCGCATGAAGCCGCCGCTTTCCCTTCCCAGCCCAAAACGAACTTAACGGTTGAGCCAATTTCGGCCAGCGACTATCTGCTGTCCCGCCGCCAGACGGCTCACCTGGATGGCCCAGCGCTCCGCACCGCGGGGCTTGAGGGCCAGGGCCTGCGCATTGCGGTCTTCGACGTGGGCTTTCGGGGGCTGCCCGAGCACCCCGGGTTCCAGGAACTGGTGAAAAGCAAGCGCATCGTGGCCACCCATGACTTCCTGAAAAACCGCGACGACGTGTACCACGGGGGCAGCCACGGCACGGAGGTAATGGGCTGCCTGGCTGGCCGCCTGGCCACTACCACGGGCGCGCCCGGCCCAGCGCTGGGCTTAGTCCCCGCGGCCGAGTTCCTGCTGGCCCGCACGGAGCAGCTGGGCCGGGAGCGCTACGCCGAGGAAGAAGCCTGGCTGGCTGCGGTGGAATGGGCCGACCGCCTCGGGGCTGACATTATCAATTCCTCGCTGGCGTACACCGAGCAGCGCTATTTCCCGGAGCAGATGGACGGCCGCCGCAGCCTCATTTCCCGCGCGGCTAACCTGGCTGCCCGCAAGGGCATCCTGGTAGTGAGCGCGGCCGGCAACGACGGCGACAACGACTGGGTACGCATTGGCACGCCGGCCGATGCCGATTCGGTGCTCGCCGTGGGTGGCCTGGACCCCGAAACGGGCCTGCACCTAGATTTTAGTTCTTTTGGGCCTACGGCCGACCGCCGGCCCAAGCCCAATTTGTCCGCCTTCGGCATCGTACTCACCACCACGCCCAGCGGATACGAGCGGCTGGAAGGAACCTCCTTTTCTTCACCGCTGGTGGCGGGCTTTGCGGCCTGCATGTGGCAAAAGAACCGCAAGCTGACGGCCATGCAGCTGTTTCAGGAGCTGGAAAAATCGGCCGAACTGTATCCGTACTTTGACTACGCGCACGGCTATGGGCGGCCGCGCTACCAGCACTTTGGCCTTCCGGCCGCTGCCCAAGAAACTAAAGCTCCCGTTCCCACCTTCGATTTTGTGGCTCACGACAGCTTGATTGCCGTCATCATCCGGCCGGAAGCGGCCATGCGCCTGGCGGAAATGCTTCCGCTCACCGTTGACCAAAGCGAAATAGCCGTGCAGGTTGCGCCCATCGTGCCCGTCGCAAAAGCACCGGCCGATGCGTCGGCGCCGCCCGTGGGCCACGAGCAGCCGGCCGCCCCCGGTAGCACGCCCCAGGCCGCGCTGCCCGAGCCCAATTACCCCGCCTATCTCTACTGGAACGTGGCCGACCGCCGCGGCGTGCTGCGCCGCTACGAAACCCGCGCCGTAAACCAGCGCCTGGTAGTGCAGGTGCCGCGCCGCCTGCTGAGCCCCGGCGACGTGCTGCGGGTCTATTTCAAAGGCTTCACCGGAACTTATTCGGAATGAGAAGGCTGCTATCCAGATTAAGGGTTTCGCTTTCCGGCGGGCATTTTTGCCTGGGCATGCGGGCACGTTGGGCCGTGGCCGTACTGGCGTTGGCGTGTGGGCCGCAGGCGGCGCGGGCGCAGCAAGTGCTGGTGCAAGCAGACGTGGCCGAAGACACCTTGAAGAATTCGTTTGGACCCAACCGCAGCTATTATGGGCATTTGTACCTGGGCTATGGGCTGCTGGCGGGTCCGGCCGGCGCGGGAGCTGGCGTGCGCTACGGTCCGGCCTCGGCCGAGCTACGCGCCGGGGGGCGCCTGAAATTCCGGCTCAACCAAGCACTTTCTCTCAACCTCGACCTGGGCTATGGTTACCAGCATTATGGCCTAGCCCAGAATAACCACAAGACCCTGCCCACCCCCGCCGTGCACCTGCGCGAAAGCCTGGGCACGCAGCAGGTATTCTCGGAAGTGAGCCTGCGGCTGAACGCTGGCCGCCGGGGCAACTCCATTGGGCGCTACGTGGACGTGCTGGCCAGCGGCGGCTGGATTGCCGCCACCAGCCACCAAACCGAAGACGAGCCCGCGCCCGGCATCGCCTCCGTCGAAACCACCGAGCGCGGCCTGCCGTATCTGCGCCGCTGGACCGGTGGGGTGGGGGCTCGCCTCGGCATGGACCGCTACGCGCTGGTGGGCCGTTACCGGCTCACCTCGGCGTTTGGGGCCAGCTACGCGGCCTGGCCCGAGCTGCCGCGCTGGGTGGTGGGAGTGGAAGTCGGGTTATTCTGAGAAATGAATGGCGCCAGGGCAAACCTATTGCTTAGCTATTCGCGTAAAATCCCCGGCTTCGGTTCAGTTTAAATATTGAGGCCTAATCACCCAGCCCCTTTTTTCTCAGCATATCTTCGTGCGCCTAATTGTTTGCGCCGCGCC
This region of Hymenobacter sedentarius genomic DNA includes:
- a CDS encoding S8 family serine peptidase; amino-acid sequence: MGLLLGLAARAGAQENGADGASRYWVTLKDKSGVSFAPAHYFTPAAQARRTRQHLPAFETTDLPVRADYVASIRARVDTITLVSRWFNAVACRATPAQAAALRSLPGVLSVERWPQATAQVAAHEAAAFPSQPKTNLTVEPISASDYLLSRRQTAHLDGPALRTAGLEGQGLRIAVFDVGFRGLPEHPGFQELVKSKRIVATHDFLKNRDDVYHGGSHGTEVMGCLAGRLATTTGAPGPALGLVPAAEFLLARTEQLGRERYAEEEAWLAAVEWADRLGADIINSSLAYTEQRYFPEQMDGRRSLISRAANLAARKGILVVSAAGNDGDNDWVRIGTPADADSVLAVGGLDPETGLHLDFSSFGPTADRRPKPNLSAFGIVLTTTPSGYERLEGTSFSSPLVAGFAACMWQKNRKLTAMQLFQELEKSAELYPYFDYAHGYGRPRYQHFGLPAAAQETKAPVPTFDFVAHDSLIAVIIRPEAAMRLAEMLPLTVDQSEIAVQVAPIVPVAKAPADASAPPVGHEQPAAPGSTPQAALPEPNYPAYLYWNVADRRGVLRRYETRAVNQRLVVQVPRRLLSPGDVLRVYFKGFTGTYSE